A region from the Etheostoma spectabile isolate EspeVRDwgs_2016 chromosome 9, UIUC_Espe_1.0, whole genome shotgun sequence genome encodes:
- the gtpbp3 gene encoding 5-taurinomethyluridine-[tRNA] synthase subunit GTPB3, mitochondrial isoform X2, which yields MLPSIHRGIWRAAEHILRTRGTPPCRFLSTFNGVPVGIADAETIFALSSGHGRCGVAVVRASGPASATALRCMTGLTRKLPPPRTALLRSITDPQSKEVLDRGLVFWFPAPHSFTGEDSVEFHIHGGPAVITAVLQALGSVPGMRPAEAGEFTRRAFQAGKLGLTEVEGLGDLIHAETEAQRRQALRQMSGELGRLYQDWTHKLKRCLAHVEAFIDFSEDELIEDGILNQVDKSVCDLQAEMERHLKDERRGERLRSGVQVVIAGATNAGKSSLLNTLCQRPAAIVSPIAGTTRDIVETALDIGGFPVLLSDTAGLRESPDLVEREGVRRARERVEQADLTLVVVDCADLPSDAQRAAAFLQEHLGRVLPNQEQPETVYPADRFLLVLNKTDMLHEEQKLKLDRELRQVSGLPPVCLISCHTNEGLQDFLTVLHSSVKTLCGDPLSGAPTLTQARHRAHLQQCFAALAQYQRYRDIDLALAAEGVRLGLTSLGRITGRVGAEEILDIIFKDFCIGK from the exons AGCTGCTGAGCACATACTTAGGACAAG AGGAACTCCACCTTGCAGATTCCTGTCAACCTTTAATGGAGTCCCAGTTGGAATAGCTGATGCTGAGACCATCTTTGCATTATCATCAGGTCATGGCAGGTGTGGGGTGGCTGTGGTACGAGCCAGTGGTCCAGCCTCAGCTACAGCTCTGAGGTGTATGACCGGGCTCACACGCAAACTGCCTCCTCCACGCACCGCCTTGTTACGCAGCATAACAGACCCCCAATCCAAAGAAGTGCTGGACCGTGGACTTGTCTTCTGGTTCCCAG CTCCTCACAGTTTCACAGGAGAGGACAGTGTGGAGTTCCACATCCACGGCGGTCCTGCTGTCATTACTGCTGTGTTACAGGCTCTAG gaAGCGTGCCTGGCATGAGGCCTGCTGAAGCTGGAGAGTTCACACGGAGGGCCTTTCAAGCAGGGAAGCTGGGTTTAACAGAG GTGGAGGGGCTCGGAGATCTGATCCATGCTGAGACAGAGGCTCAGAGGAGACAGGCTCTCAGGCAGATGTCTGGAGAGCTGGGACGCCTCTATCAGGACTGGACCCACAAACTCAAACGG TGTCTGGCTCATGTTGAGGCCTTCATAGACTTTAGTGAGGATGAGCTCATTGAAGATGGGATCTTAAACCAAG TGGACAAATCTGTGTGTGATCTGCAAGCGGAGATGGAGCGCCACCTAAAGGATGAGAGAAGAGGCGAGCGGCTACGCAGTGGAGTCCAGGTGGTCATCGCAGGAGCCACCAATGCAGGGAAAAGTAGCCTCCTTAACACACTCT GCCAAAGACCTGCAGCCATTGTGTCTCCCATTGCTGGCACAACCAGGGACATAGTAGAGACGGCACTGGACATCGGTGGATTCCCAGTCCTGTTGAGTGACACAGCTGGCCTCAGGGAGAGCCCAGACCtggtggagagagagggggtccGCCGTGCTCGGGAAAG agtgGAACAGGCGGATCTGACCCTGGTGGTTGTGGACTGCGCTGATCTCCCCTCTGATGCACAGCGAGCTGCAGCCTTCCTTCAGGAACACCTGGGGAGAGTCCTGCCCAACCAGGAGCAGCCTGAGACAG TTTATCCTGCAGACAGGTTTCTTCTTGTGCTGAATAAAACGGACATGTTGCATGAGGAGCAGAAGCTGAAGCTGGACAGGGAGTTAAGACAGGTCTCTGGACTCCCTCCCGTTTGTCTGATCTCTTGCCACACTAATGAAGGACTGCAGGACTTCCTCACAGTGCTGCACAGCAGTGTCAAGACTCT GTGTGGCGACCCTCTGTCAGGTGCCCCCACCCTGACCCAGGCCCGCCACAGGGCCCACCTGCAGCAGTGTTTTGCGGCCCTGGCTCAGTACCAGCGGTACCGCGACATTGACCTCGCTCTGGCAGCCGAAGGTGTCCGGTTGGGTCTCACCAGCCTGGGCCGGATCACTGGACGTGTCGGGGCAGAGGAGATCCTGGATATCATCTTCAAAGACTTCTGTATTGGAAAATAG
- the gtpbp3 gene encoding 5-taurinomethyluridine-[tRNA] synthase subunit GTPB3, mitochondrial isoform X3: MTGLTRKLPPPRTALLRSITDPQSKEVLDRGLVFWFPAPHSFTGEDSVEFHIHGGPAVITAVLQALGSVPGMRPAEAGEFTRRAFQAGKLGLTEVEGLGDLIHAETEAQRRQALRQMSGELGRLYQDWTHKLKRCLAHVEAFIDFSEDELIEDGILNQVDKSVCDLQAEMERHLKDERRGERLRSGVQVVIAGATNAGKSSLLNTLCQRPAAIVSPIAGTTRDIVETALDIGGFPVLLSDTAGLRESPDLVEREGVRRARERVEQADLTLVVVDCADLPSDAQRAAAFLQEHLGRVLPNQEQPETVYPADRFLLVLNKTDMLHEEQKLKLDRELRQVSGLPPVCLISCHTNEGLQDFLTVLHSSVKTLCGDPLSGAPTLTQARHRAHLQQCFAALAQYQRYRDIDLALAAEGVRLGLTSLGRITGRVGAEEILDIIFKDFCIGK, translated from the exons ATGACCGGGCTCACACGCAAACTGCCTCCTCCACGCACCGCCTTGTTACGCAGCATAACAGACCCCCAATCCAAAGAAGTGCTGGACCGTGGACTTGTCTTCTGGTTCCCAG CTCCTCACAGTTTCACAGGAGAGGACAGTGTGGAGTTCCACATCCACGGCGGTCCTGCTGTCATTACTGCTGTGTTACAGGCTCTAG gaAGCGTGCCTGGCATGAGGCCTGCTGAAGCTGGAGAGTTCACACGGAGGGCCTTTCAAGCAGGGAAGCTGGGTTTAACAGAG GTGGAGGGGCTCGGAGATCTGATCCATGCTGAGACAGAGGCTCAGAGGAGACAGGCTCTCAGGCAGATGTCTGGAGAGCTGGGACGCCTCTATCAGGACTGGACCCACAAACTCAAACGG TGTCTGGCTCATGTTGAGGCCTTCATAGACTTTAGTGAGGATGAGCTCATTGAAGATGGGATCTTAAACCAAG TGGACAAATCTGTGTGTGATCTGCAAGCGGAGATGGAGCGCCACCTAAAGGATGAGAGAAGAGGCGAGCGGCTACGCAGTGGAGTCCAGGTGGTCATCGCAGGAGCCACCAATGCAGGGAAAAGTAGCCTCCTTAACACACTCT GCCAAAGACCTGCAGCCATTGTGTCTCCCATTGCTGGCACAACCAGGGACATAGTAGAGACGGCACTGGACATCGGTGGATTCCCAGTCCTGTTGAGTGACACAGCTGGCCTCAGGGAGAGCCCAGACCtggtggagagagagggggtccGCCGTGCTCGGGAAAG agtgGAACAGGCGGATCTGACCCTGGTGGTTGTGGACTGCGCTGATCTCCCCTCTGATGCACAGCGAGCTGCAGCCTTCCTTCAGGAACACCTGGGGAGAGTCCTGCCCAACCAGGAGCAGCCTGAGACAG TTTATCCTGCAGACAGGTTTCTTCTTGTGCTGAATAAAACGGACATGTTGCATGAGGAGCAGAAGCTGAAGCTGGACAGGGAGTTAAGACAGGTCTCTGGACTCCCTCCCGTTTGTCTGATCTCTTGCCACACTAATGAAGGACTGCAGGACTTCCTCACAGTGCTGCACAGCAGTGTCAAGACTCT GTGTGGCGACCCTCTGTCAGGTGCCCCCACCCTGACCCAGGCCCGCCACAGGGCCCACCTGCAGCAGTGTTTTGCGGCCCTGGCTCAGTACCAGCGGTACCGCGACATTGACCTCGCTCTGGCAGCCGAAGGTGTCCGGTTGGGTCTCACCAGCCTGGGCCGGATCACTGGACGTGTCGGGGCAGAGGAGATCCTGGATATCATCTTCAAAGACTTCTGTATTGGAAAATAG
- the babam1 gene encoding BRISC and BRCA1-A complex member 1, with protein sequence METPVSGPADGEERLVELRPRTRSNPEGAEDRRSSTGSLGGNSNPNISQPAVGSRVEGEGEASTSDSAPSSTTTTVSAAAAQTVAPVAVVAASSATVPLSTAPVAAKERPKPTQQQPTLTTPIPPPAEYQLRVPRVNCPEKVIICLDLSEEMSLPKLESFNGSKTNALNISQKMIEMFVRTKHKIDKRHEFALVVVNDDALWLSGFTSDPRELCSCLYDLETNVCESFNLEDLLNVIRQKIELPSMDNVQTIPPPYVVRTVLIYSRTAGQLQFNPSEAVGKMLQSPYFFFDVVYLHNGVEEQGDDTSWRDNYTSFCNLDSKGMCYRFEVSLSGPAIELHNCMAKLLAHPLQRPFQSHASYSLLEGEDPQDIEATV encoded by the exons ATGGAGACGCCGGTTTCGGGCCCAGCAGATGGAGAGGAGCGTTTGGTGGAGCTGCGACCTCGGACACGCTCCAACCCTGAAGGTGCTGAGGACCGTCGGAGCAGCACGGGCAGCCTTGGAGGAAACAGTAACCCAAACATATCTCAGCCTGCTGTGGGGAGTCGTGTTGAGGGCGAGGGCGAAGCTTCAACCAGCGACAGTGCTCCCAGTTCCACCACCACAACTGTCTCAGCCGCTGCAGCTCAGACTGTAGCCCCTGTTGCAGTAGTAGCTGCATCCAGTGCCACAGTGCCACTTTCCACTGCTCCTGTTGCTGCCAAAGAGAGGCCAAAGCCCACGCAGCAACAGCCCACACTGACAACCCCCATCCCTCCACCAGCAGAGTACCAGCTCAGAGTTCCCCGTGTCAACTGTCCAGAGAAAGTG ATAATCTGTTTAGACCTTTCCGAAGAGATGTCATTGCCAAAGTTGGAGTCTTTTAACGG GTCTAAAACAAATGCCCTGAACATATCCCAGAAAATGATTGAGATGTTTGTCAGAACTAAACACAAGATTGACAAACGGCATGAGTTTGCACTTGTAGTAGTCAATGATGACGCTCTCTGG TTGTCAGGCTTCACCTCTGACCCCAGGGAGCTCTGCAGCTGTCTGTATGATCTTGAGACCAATGTGTGCGAGTCCTTCA ACCTTGAAGATCTTCTCAATGTAAT TCGTCAGAAGATCGAGCTGCCGTCGATGGACAATGTTCAGACCATCCCTCCTCCATATGTGGTGCGGACTGTGCTCATCTACAGCCGTACTGCAGGACAGCTTCAGTTCAACCCTTCAGAGGCTGTTGGT AAAATGCTGCAATCTCCATATTTTTTCTTTGATGTTGTCTACCTACACAATGGGGTGGAGGAGCAGGGAGATGATACCAGCTGGAGG GACAACTACACCTCTTTCTGCAACCTGGACTCAAAGGGCATGTGCTATCGCTTTGAGGTTTCCCTGAGTGGACCCGCCATCGAGCTGCACAACTGCATGGCCAAACTTCTGGCTCACCCTTTACAAAGACCTTTTCAGAGCCACGCGTCTTACAGCCTTCTGGAGGGGGAAGACCCCCAGGACATTGAGGCAACGGTGTAA
- the gtpbp3 gene encoding 5-taurinomethyluridine-[tRNA] synthase subunit GTPB3, mitochondrial isoform X1: protein MLPSIHRGIWRAAEHILRTSTGTPPCRFLSTFNGVPVGIADAETIFALSSGHGRCGVAVVRASGPASATALRCMTGLTRKLPPPRTALLRSITDPQSKEVLDRGLVFWFPAPHSFTGEDSVEFHIHGGPAVITAVLQALGSVPGMRPAEAGEFTRRAFQAGKLGLTEVEGLGDLIHAETEAQRRQALRQMSGELGRLYQDWTHKLKRCLAHVEAFIDFSEDELIEDGILNQVDKSVCDLQAEMERHLKDERRGERLRSGVQVVIAGATNAGKSSLLNTLCQRPAAIVSPIAGTTRDIVETALDIGGFPVLLSDTAGLRESPDLVEREGVRRARERVEQADLTLVVVDCADLPSDAQRAAAFLQEHLGRVLPNQEQPETVYPADRFLLVLNKTDMLHEEQKLKLDRELRQVSGLPPVCLISCHTNEGLQDFLTVLHSSVKTLCGDPLSGAPTLTQARHRAHLQQCFAALAQYQRYRDIDLALAAEGVRLGLTSLGRITGRVGAEEILDIIFKDFCIGK from the exons AGCTGCTGAGCACATACTTAGGACAAG CACAGGAACTCCACCTTGCAGATTCCTGTCAACCTTTAATGGAGTCCCAGTTGGAATAGCTGATGCTGAGACCATCTTTGCATTATCATCAGGTCATGGCAGGTGTGGGGTGGCTGTGGTACGAGCCAGTGGTCCAGCCTCAGCTACAGCTCTGAGGTGTATGACCGGGCTCACACGCAAACTGCCTCCTCCACGCACCGCCTTGTTACGCAGCATAACAGACCCCCAATCCAAAGAAGTGCTGGACCGTGGACTTGTCTTCTGGTTCCCAG CTCCTCACAGTTTCACAGGAGAGGACAGTGTGGAGTTCCACATCCACGGCGGTCCTGCTGTCATTACTGCTGTGTTACAGGCTCTAG gaAGCGTGCCTGGCATGAGGCCTGCTGAAGCTGGAGAGTTCACACGGAGGGCCTTTCAAGCAGGGAAGCTGGGTTTAACAGAG GTGGAGGGGCTCGGAGATCTGATCCATGCTGAGACAGAGGCTCAGAGGAGACAGGCTCTCAGGCAGATGTCTGGAGAGCTGGGACGCCTCTATCAGGACTGGACCCACAAACTCAAACGG TGTCTGGCTCATGTTGAGGCCTTCATAGACTTTAGTGAGGATGAGCTCATTGAAGATGGGATCTTAAACCAAG TGGACAAATCTGTGTGTGATCTGCAAGCGGAGATGGAGCGCCACCTAAAGGATGAGAGAAGAGGCGAGCGGCTACGCAGTGGAGTCCAGGTGGTCATCGCAGGAGCCACCAATGCAGGGAAAAGTAGCCTCCTTAACACACTCT GCCAAAGACCTGCAGCCATTGTGTCTCCCATTGCTGGCACAACCAGGGACATAGTAGAGACGGCACTGGACATCGGTGGATTCCCAGTCCTGTTGAGTGACACAGCTGGCCTCAGGGAGAGCCCAGACCtggtggagagagagggggtccGCCGTGCTCGGGAAAG agtgGAACAGGCGGATCTGACCCTGGTGGTTGTGGACTGCGCTGATCTCCCCTCTGATGCACAGCGAGCTGCAGCCTTCCTTCAGGAACACCTGGGGAGAGTCCTGCCCAACCAGGAGCAGCCTGAGACAG TTTATCCTGCAGACAGGTTTCTTCTTGTGCTGAATAAAACGGACATGTTGCATGAGGAGCAGAAGCTGAAGCTGGACAGGGAGTTAAGACAGGTCTCTGGACTCCCTCCCGTTTGTCTGATCTCTTGCCACACTAATGAAGGACTGCAGGACTTCCTCACAGTGCTGCACAGCAGTGTCAAGACTCT GTGTGGCGACCCTCTGTCAGGTGCCCCCACCCTGACCCAGGCCCGCCACAGGGCCCACCTGCAGCAGTGTTTTGCGGCCCTGGCTCAGTACCAGCGGTACCGCGACATTGACCTCGCTCTGGCAGCCGAAGGTGTCCGGTTGGGTCTCACCAGCCTGGGCCGGATCACTGGACGTGTCGGGGCAGAGGAGATCCTGGATATCATCTTCAAAGACTTCTGTATTGGAAAATAG
- the ushbp1 gene encoding LOW QUALITY PROTEIN: colorectal mutant cancer protein (The sequence of the model RefSeq protein was modified relative to this genomic sequence to represent the inferred CDS: deleted 1 base in 1 codon) yields the protein MEDSCLVRCDSLDAGSGRDRELMTSIHHMTLDPEGSEPTANLEPSPAELAQCEADVGTLLSIIAELNKKMGSLKAPSEAGDLRPPGPSRPLVPDLLSHRAARSSQERKTASAAMSKPQLTDRGGDGVVWTKLQEVLTSVEDSVSCKRSWAAPITASDQDKHREHLRAAQESWVKATQILEEMEIEFGISCPPGLPKNQYPEAKLDLEKRDSALRSTFQSHQEELERAQSTVSQMEEEKNKLVGLHKAWRSGNCSPSYRPTAGALTPDRASPPFPRSPLLYRRAARAVTPLSVGEDSSPVASGNSCSPCRSPISLESETERLNRCIERLRARNERLTAALERTKGESEQISITLHRLEANCSALQMALSYCEECEEAYSELLSLYDAKKQHSIPLQTDSAEAVGDSQQPDSQSAQLIKMGTEELSTSFSTAGVTEGTETQSHTGHRSGHSLSVTHRTPELVGREAVLRQQIERLKRERAAICLPKPSPGVEGKMSPETGHLDGSRGGHVTKDNAKPPDTKKEKASLFYELISVREEMSDLRALIRLKEKELRCLEWGFMAQKAQESAGAFAPESLREEMEDRKTEQQKLCETVAELGSDGDIADPRTRPILKELQAVLQREQALKKRLAFVQDSLNTALSDSTPHRRDNEEQIARLTQAHSKALSSYRQIRRKYREQVWRLEQKVAAMTGSHHHQSGAQKAAGEALEWRREETVL from the exons ATGGAG GATTCCTGTCTGGTCCGATGTGACAGCCTGGATGCTGGGTCAGGGAGGGACAGGGAGTTGATGACCTCCATCCACCATATGACCCTTGACCCTGAGGGTTCTGAGCCCACCGCAAACCTCGAGCCTTCGCCAGCAGAACTGGCTCAGTGTGAGGCTGACGTGGGCACGTTGCTTAGCATCATTGCTGAACTGAACAAGAAGATGGGGTCATTAAAGGCACCAAG TGAAGCAGGGGACCTGAGACCACCAGGACCATCCAGGCCTCTAGTTCCAGACCTCCTGTCCCACAGGGCGGCCAGAAGCAGCCAAGAGAGGAAGACTGCCTCTGCTGCCATGTCTAAACCTCAACTAACTGACAGAG GGGGCGATGGTGTAGTGTGGACCAAACTCCAGGAGGTTTTAACATCAGTAGAGGACTCTGTCAGCTGTAAAAGGTCCTGGGCTGCCCCCATCACAGCTTCTGATCAGGACAAGCACAGAGAGCATCTGAGAGCAGCCCAGGAGAGCTGGGTTAAGGCCACTCAG ATATTGGAGGAGATGGAAATAGAGTTTGGGATTTCATGCCCACCAGGCCTGCCAAAGAACCAGTATCCGGAGGCCAAACTGGATCTGGAGAAGAGAGACTCTGCTCTCAGAAGCACCTTTCAGAGTCAccaggaggagctggagagagCACAAAGCACTGTCAgccagatggaggaggagaagaacaag CTGGTTGGTCTCCATAAGGCTTGGAGGTCAGGAAATTGCTCTCCTTCCTATCGGCCCACTGCAGGGGCTCTTACTCCTGACCGGGCTTCTCCTCCCTTCCCTCGTTCACCGTTACTCTACAGAAGAGCAGCCAGAGCTGTAACACCTCTGTCTGTGGGTGAGGATAGTTCTCCAGTAGCCTCTGGTAACTCATGTAGTCCTTGTCGCAGCCCCATCAGTCTGGAGTCTGAGACAGAGCGACTGAACAG GTGCATTGAGCGGCTGAGGGCCAGAAATGAACGGCTGACTGCAGCTCTGGAGCGAACGAAGGGAGAGTCCGAACAGATCAGTATTACACTACACAGACTTGAAGCTAACTGCTCTGCCCTGCAGATGGCTCTCAGCTACTG TGAGGAGTGTGAAGAGGCCTACAGCGAGCTGCTGTCACTTTATGATGCCAAGAAGCAGCATAGCATTCCTCTGCAGACAGACTCAGCAG AGGCGGTCGGTGACAGCCAGCAGCCAGACAGTCAATCAGCTCAGCTCATAAAAATGGGAACTGAAGAGCTGTCCACCTCCTTCTCAACAGCAGGAGTCACAGAGGGGACGGAAACACAGAGTCACACAGGGCACAG GTCAGGTCACTCACTTTCTGTAACC CACAGGACACCTGAGCTGGTGGGGCGAGAGGCTGTTCTCCGTCAGCAAATAGAGCGCCTGAAGAGGGAGAGGGCGGCCATTTGTCTTCCCAAACCGAGTCCAGGAGTTGAGGGGAAAATGAGCCCCGAAACTGGTCACCTGGACGGATCAAGAGGGGGACATGTGACTAAAGATAATGCCAAACCTCCtgatacaaaaaaagagaaggctTCCCTCTTCTATGAACTCATCTCTGTCAGG GAGGAGATGTCAGATCTGCGAGCTCTAATCCGACTCAAGGAGAAAGAGCTGAGGTGTTTGGAGTGGGGTTTTATGGCCCAGAAGGCCCAGGAATCAGCTGGAGCTTTCGCGCCAGAAAGCCTCAGAGAAGAGATGGAGGATCGTAAGACCGAACAACAG AAGCTCTGTGAAACTGTGGCTGAACTGGGTAGTGATGGGGACATCGCTGATCCTAGAACCAGACCCATTCTGAAAGAGCTGCAGGCCGTCCTGCAAAG gGAACAAGCCCTTAAGAAGAGACTGGCTTTTGTCCAAGACTCACTTAACACAGCTCTGTCAGACAGCACCCCGCACAGGAGGGACAACGAAGAGCAGATTGCTCGGCTCACGCAAGCTCACAG TAAAGCCTTGAGTTCGTACCGGCAGATTCGCAGGAAGTACCGGGAGCAAGTGTGGAGGCTGGAGCAGAAAGTGGCAGCCATGACAGGGAGTCACCACCACCAGAGTGGAGCTCAGAAAGCTGCAGGGGAAGCCTTGGAGTGGAGGAGGGAAGAGACTGTTCTGTGA
- the plvapb gene encoding plasmalemma vesicle associated protein b yields the protein MYSSSYSQAKFGLEAKEPMHKPKGKSCGYYMRLVFFFCSLIQSLIIVSLVLFLVYGQPEKSAEEKRVQELELNFNRVSENNIQLRKEKGELGAQLGARTAEKAALETELAKLKTKANSTERMLNLKWIDCESKMSMMTRRANPQIQPAPGATTSEINTLKTLNARQQAMINLIESNFTQTVLSLSQEKDNALREKDTHLQDAITQRQENRELKEQLTTYTRKCKQDFAQSLDGIKTVTSEFLNKINNLFPHQLTFHLSCQSQQVQMEKIRNSCTNLSRDVENKFQLYLDNVGNKVAEIQSKSSRLEVQNSRLTSDLQQCERKHNETVAEATKQLQLKQKNHDDQMEKTLIEKKRLREQIKLQEDSLAQKDKEFQRLLSAQPNFKAGVPQATSLQASV from the exons ATGTACAGCTCTAGCTACTCCCAGGCCAAGTTTGGCCTGGAGGCAAAAGAGCCTATGCACAAGCCCAAAGGGAAGAGCTGCGGCTACTACATGAGGcttgtcttcttcttttgctcTCTGATCCAGTCTCTGATCATCGTCAGCCTGGTGCTCTTCCTCGTCTACGGACAGCCAGAGAAGTCTGCAGAGGAAAAGAGGGTGCAG GAGCTGGAGCTGAACTTCAACAGGGTGAGTGAGAACAACATCCAGCTGAGAAAGGAGAAAGGTGAGCTGGGAGCTCAGCTGGGAGCTCGCACAGCTGAGAAAGCGGCTCTGGAGACCGAGTTGGCGAAGCTGAAGACTAAAGCCAACAGCACAGAACGTATGCTGAATTTGAAATGG attGACTGTGAGAGTAAGATGAGCATGATGACCCGTCGCGCCAACCCTCAAATCCAGCCCGCTCCTGGGGCCACTACCA GTGAAATAAATACTTTGAAGACCCTAAACGCTCGGCAGCAAGCTATGATAAACCTCATTGAGTCAAACTTCACCCAAACGGTTCTGTCTCTGAGCCAGGAGAAAGACAACGCcctcagagagaaagacacacacctGCAGGATGCCATCACCCAGCGCCAGGAGAACAGGGAGCTGAAGGAGCAGCTCACCACCTACACCAG aaagTGCAAACAAGACTTtgctcagtctttggatggtatcaAAACGGTGACCAGTGAATTCCTGAACAAAATCAACAACCTGTTTCCCCATCAGCTGACCTTTCACCTCAGCTGCCAGAGCCAGCAGGTGCAGATGGAAAAGATCCGAAACAGCTGCACGAACCTCTCCAGAGACGTGGAAAACAAGTTCCAGCTGTATTTAGACAATGTGGGCAACAAG GTGGCTGAGATCCAATCCAAGTCCAGTCGTCTGGAGGTCCAAAACTCACGATTGACTTCTGATCTGCAGCAGTGTGAACGCAAACACAATGAGACGGTCGCCGAGGCCACTAAGCAGCTGCAGCTCAAGCAAAAAAATCATGAcgaccag ATGGAGAAAACACTAATTGAGAAAAAACGGCTAAGAGAACAGATCAAGCTCCAGGAAGACAGTTTGGCGCAGAAAGATAAAGAGTTTCAGCGATTGCTTTCTGCTCAGCCCAACTTcaag gcCGGTGTTCCTCAAGCTACCAGCCTACAGGCCTCTGTTTGA